Genomic DNA from Bemisia tabaci chromosome 2, PGI_BMITA_v3:
AACGACTTAAGGCCCACGTGGAAAGGAGGCACACCACCTTCGCTAAATGATCTCCAATTTACTCCGCAGACATGGGTAGACTGACCTGTTGCGCTTCCATTCcttgccaaaaaaatttggacgCTATCGCGACGGCGCAACGCATTTGTGCAATGCGAAAGTTCATGCCAGGCACAGACGTGACGCCCTCTGTCACTCAATTCATCACGCATGAGTAAAAAGTGCGTCCGACTTCGACCTGATCCAATTTCAGTCGCATATCAATGTCTAAGCGTTCCAACGCGTTAGTTATCCTGCCAAGTTCTGGGGGTCGATTTTGAATCTCGATGGATGGTTAGAGtcaaatgaccttgatcgatagaaaACCCTGTAGGAAACGAAAAAGCACttacgtaattatttaaaaaagctattttccaaaaaatgaaaaaataaatatttcaatcgaaaataaactttacttacactgaaaaaaaagtagttagcgttgagtactaatttggtaagttctcgccaagtagaatcaaaataagacttcagaaccaatttattgtactgaagcaccaatcgaATGCGCtccatacgctgacttgactttactagagcgcgaaccagaattggaaaataGCACTAACTGTAAAATTAGCACTCTGGTAAAACTAATTCGCCTTCGGGTCAAATCaattcgccctcaacgctaATTCCTACATTTTCCGTTACTTCTTTAGTTACGAAAAAATGGCGACGGTATGCgttcttttacttttaaataGGTATTTAGGTTAGTTATTATTCTCagttcctcattttttaaaatttatttttctctttacgGATTAACTCTTATTGTCTTAAAGTATTTATATCGAAGTGGGGCTAAAACCAAtcgataaaaattttcaaatcaggCCTTTGGCGACGATTGAGCTGATGCAAAAATCCTTTGCGCGGGCGTGTCAAAGTGTTCACAAAATTATCCTTTCCGTATAAACATAGGcagagatattgaaaaatactgagtaatctggcaacctcagccGTATCAAGTCTCGCTGCGTTACTTAGACGCAATCGGGATAACAACCTATGCTTTAATATGAGGCAACGCGATCAAAGTCCTAGTTGTCAGATTTTTTCCTCAATTGAGGGGTTCAGTGCATGAGCCTTTAAGTGTACTTTTTGTGCATTTGTGAAAACTGAGGACAAGTAAAACATTGAAAAGCTGCTTTGATAATTTCCacagatatttttcaagatttaaGTGGTACAGTCATACTTACAGTCAAAAACAAAATCGGGATTTGCCTGAAATGGCGTTAGGCAAACCTAGGTTgtttcctaatattttcaagCAAACCTAACTTATGTTTGCCTGATGACCTCCTTGACAAACCTAGGTTTGCCTGACAATCGGGCTATGCTGATATCAAACGACTTAGGTAATTTACGTTTTACAATCTGGCATCCCTGATTGGTTGGCGGATTGTAATTGATGCGTGAAGCAAGTGCGTTTTAAGCGGCGGTACGCTCTTTGAGAACTACAGGGCTCAGAGTTCGAGTTACTCTTCAGACCTGTCCCTCCCATCCATACAATCAAAGTTACTTTTCATATCTTTTTTAGCTAGGAAAGTGAAAACAACTTATGACCGCTAGAACTTGTTAAACCATTAATCAATAAGGATAATAAATTTATGTCTTGAAAGAACGATGAGCTCTTTTCCAGTGCAATGAATTTAGACCACTGTGAGAAAATGTTCCACGTCACAATATATGATGCGACTTGGTCCATAATTCTGGTTTAATTACATGTTAGGTTgttcagaaaaattaataatacgacaaaataaaaatcaaagaagaaaaatgatgaggcgaagaaagagaggaagagcCAGGAAGAGCCAGGAAggacagaaaaaaagaggaaagaacgAAGATAAAAGCAAGTACCTATGGGGAAACATATAAAATAGAGGGAGAAGAGGAGGATGAAAATGATGCAGATTAGAAGATAGAAAAAGACGTAGAGGATGAAAGGAAAGTTGACTAAgagggaagaaaagaagaaaaatattgatgcgAAAGATAAGAAAAGGCAGGGAGAATAAGATAAAAAGGGATAAGGTTGATgatgaagaagatgaagaatCCGAAAAGCTAATTATGTCTCATAAATAATGAACGGAAATAAATCACGGCACTTGCAAGCAACTAATAGTGCTCGgcggatgtccatattgcatacaCAACAAAGTGAAGGCGCTTTAGCTTTCCCAGACCCGAACTGTGCTACGAAACACCTCGGTGAAATTTTGCACAGAGATGAGTGAAGGCTATCAAAGCAAGGGAAACAGGCAGAAAAGGGCTGCATTAGGTGTCCCTTTTGTCACCAATCCTATTGTTGTTGATTTAAAGTAATTCAATAAATTATATTTAATATCCGCAATGATACGGGCATAGAAACCAAAATATCAGAATCTGATATTTTGGTTTCCTTTATACTAAATTGATATAAGATGGCTAATCGCAGCCTTAAGGGACATATCTGCATACGACTCAAATGCAAATCAACTTTTTTGTATTGATATACATCCAATTAATGAAGATTTTGCATACATAAACTCGTGTATTAATAACTGCACGGAGATATTTTCTACGATTTTTGAATGTGGTGCTATTTTAGGAGCCTCGATAATAATCTCAACGAACTGAGAGCATCCGCTCTCTTTAAATTAGCTTCGGTTGGTTTTTTAGACctaggtacactgaaaaataagtatGGTAAATATGATCAGAATTATGATATATTCTATCTTGAGTCTACTAGATTTTTAACACAGTGACACtgttgcattgaaaaaaaaactccggccgtgaaagCCGTATTTaaggctgtatagacataccgtccgtgttacgggctcagaggccgaaagttccgggcttagcactcggagcaatcgaagctacggctccagcacctggaAGCTTCAGCCTCTGAGTCTGGGACGAATGGTGTGTATATAGAACccgaaactttttttcaatgttagACACTCGGTAGCATTTGccatattttgagaaaatacgaGTTGTCTAATTACAGAGTCTGTCAGTGATTACCATTCTTTCATCGCTACACCTAAAAggatacttttttttagtgtagttATCTATATTTTTAACTTCTGTTTATTCCCAGAAGCGCCTCAACTTCTCGACTAGGTAATGCTTGATCATATAGTAAAgtcaccagcgggccgattattaattgaaactgatagacaaagaagataaaagtgATTTAAATGGATGggagcctattggtggaagcgggtggttgcaatggacaaatgaggtaacctaacgacaacccacgaacgaccctatagttagtccaccatattttctctctcagtcaataggaaccacccatttcaaccaacaggatcgcttcatactccctctgtcttctttgtctactaatttcaataatcagcccgcaggtcaaAAGCAATATTTGATTAGTCGCACCTACTCGACCCTTCAATTACTCGTAGGAGAAGTAATTGATACGGGCTGCACTTATTCGTCTCCGATTTCTCGCATGCATCTAGAGTCAATAATACACTTCTCAATTTACATTGTGTTTTATCGGGGCCAAGTGCATTCTGCATTTATTCCAACGTTGTCGCTTTGGAGTGAGCTCCTACTATCTTTCCTCGCACTCGCGATTTAAATCTAGTAATTTTCATCGGAAATTGGCAGCGTTCATCTGGATTTACCTATACATTGACATCTTAAGACATCACTCATTTGCGGATCGACATAACTATGACAAGCACCAATGTCATTCATGCTAATCAGAGTGCTTTCAGAGGGATATGGAGCGTTGGTTGTTGCAGGCTTGGACCTACTGCCTTCCATATTGTTATTGAcccatatttcaattttttttttttttttttttttttttttttgttttggtatATCAGCATATTCTGGGGATGTGTGTCAAAGTTGTATATTATAAAATCTTtgtttatcatttattttttattctcaaataatttttacattttatataCATACAACATGGCAAATCACAGATTTAAAGTAATAAAGTTTAATAAATCCTTGGTTTTCCAATCCCTCTGATCATATTTACAGGAATACAATTTCCAAGAGAACCGACAGCCAAACAGGGTAGGACCAATTCAGAGAAAGGagccacacggaaaaaaatggcttgctaatttaacaattaaatcgttaaaaaatacGTCCGACGTGTTTCAAGTATACATATTCAATGGTGGAAAGctaatttggattacattttgcaataaggagccactatttctggcccattttagaaacagcatacatACCATTGGTTTTCCCATGCAGATAAGTGCAGttatgggagagccaaagatagtggttcctttctgcaaaatgcaattcatttaATCTCGGGGGTGGTTAGATTAgcgttttttgttgaaaaatctacattgaaacatgttagaagctttttttaactacaaaattgttaaatcagcaatttaattttttccttgcaattacACTGCTCGTTTCTCCTCAGACCCCCTAGAGGAAATGAATTTAGGGAAAAGACCTAACGACCGAGCGATACTGAGAGACATCTTCCAAGCAAACAATGAgcttattttccaaaaattctggcTCCGTTCTGTTAAATGGACgtaattatgctaaaaggaactatgtttcacATAGActctatgcacataattccttttagcataaatacgtatTCAATTTAGATCTTCAATGTTGGGTAAACGTCTGGTTCTCTGAGCCCTCATAAGAAGATTGCTGCACAGGGTATGGAGGTTCTACAGCAAGTAAGGGTAAGTGTAAGGGGCAGCATATGCAGGAGCGTAAGGATTGTAGGCGTAAGGGCGGTAGGCGGGCACcacgggggcgggggcggcggtGAGAGGTGCTGCCACGGCAGGGACAGCGGGCGCGACAGCTGGTACAGCGTAGGCGTGGTTGATGCTGTGCGCTGAGTAGCTGGTTGCGTACGGGGCCACCAAAGGCGCTGGGATGACCGCAGATTGGGTGAAGGCGGCAGCCAGAAGGAAGAATATCGTTGTGATGAACATCTGTA
This window encodes:
- the LOC109030453 gene encoding uncharacterized protein gives rise to the protein MFITTIFFLLAAAFTQSAVIPAPLVAPYATSYSAHSINHAYAVPAVAPAVPAVAAPLTAAPAPVVPAYRPYAYNPYAPAYAAPYTYPYLL